The stretch of DNA tgttttctatttgttcGTCAAGCACTCAAGCTGActctttctttttaatttattttaaaataataattgttaaatgtgtttttgtgtgtttaatagtacttttaatgttgtttctatatatatatatatatatatatatatatacacacacactaacACTAAATTTAATACTATAAAAATCATCGTTAAGACGTTAATTGAATCTAACACCTATAATAAGTGCAAATTATTACCATGGATCAAGATCGACATTGCATTTGGACTTTTCCAAAACgatattcaaattatgtacttgcaattaacatattatgtactttcaattaatatattatgtaactgaaattacataatatatatgttattgtaatagatatacaatttattaactgaaaatagtcaaaatacataatatattactcAGGAACGcataatcttctttttttttttgaaaggtaaacAAAGCTGCATTAATAACCAACCAAATGAGCAATACAGGCCGGTGGAACAGACATCCACAACCCTAGGACAGACATAGAACCTGTTGCCCGTGCTAAGACATGAGCtacatgattcgctgaccttCTGATATGGTGAACAGACACATTCCCTATGTCATTGGCAATACTAactatattaactacttggtgatttgttgacaaagagagtattcaaataacccaacaaattaaaataaataaattagtagctacaacaaaaaatgatacatatgcatttctttaatttaggaTTATGTGcttacaatgcctttatttataaaaaaaaaatattcattatcaataaattaaataagaaaaataatttcattagtataTTGCCTTTACTTTctccaatgcaaagattctttacattcaaatttattacattgtccattatgttctttttacactaccttgtaattaaatatcaaagttataatacaaaataatgttatatatttatttacccagtattttattaataccatgaaaaaaataaaaaaaaatagtttgaagccaatcatattaactacttgtgaGAAACTACCTCGTAATATCTTTGgactacatcatatttaaaatgttcaaatttttactacttTATCGAATCTTATTCTTTatactagggatttctttatccacaataactcattcaacaataatggttgaaccaaatgaaccccgagcAGAACATCTACTAAGActtatatgctttaattttatgttgataatatatatatgttaattatatcaTTATCTTATGTAGCtatatttaaaactcattattaaaactGTCAATGTAAGGCAATAGAACATCGTAACACACTTGCATTGAAAAAATGTCGAGACTACAACAATGTTGCAATCAATTTGACAAAcctagaaaatgaagaaatttcaaaatagcCACAGTTGATTCATTCATTTATcctgtatgtaaaatacttagtgtgcattcattaaatatattagaactaatataaatttataattcatttcatcttcaagacTCAATCTGCTTAGATTACAAgcaaaatcaacatcaaccttcacaacaaaaatacTTGGTATATAGGACATAGtcactatttaatttttttaaaaaaagtttatgcACAAATTGAAAAACAATTTAACTCGaagtttaatattaattcaataaagaaattacacacacacacacaaaatcaagtactacactcattcttaccaattctaaaaatatgaacttgaaaaatgaacatgtgcaaatgaatatgaaaattatattgatgAAATTGGACACGTTGCAGAATCAATATTCGAACTACCAGCAAAGTTAttgttacaaaatataaaaatagaacAAGAGGAGTCATGAACCTTATaccaatataataaatattaatattttattcaatacttctacatgaaacatgtaggggaaCAAACTACCGCTGCAAAATATCAACATACGCTTGTAAGATctagagttcatagtacaactaagatccagtcatatacaaaaaaaaatattcacagCTTCCTACATCATAGTCTCGATCATTACATGACGTTGTCGTCTATATATGCTATCACCAGTAACCtcattgcaaataacacactaccaacaaaaaggaagaagaaaaatagtgaagatgaagaaaatgacaatgttactcaaaagagaattaagaatgcttagaaaaattcataccaaaagtagtatttatttagactatcatttttagaccaagtatttagattatcgattttacaaaaatataaacatttattttagtgacaattataatgaatttcctatattatctttcattcatatatatactttgagttacgtatttaaataaacaaattcgacattcaattacctatatataaacttctcctatataatctttcattgatatactttcaaatatttatttaaatataaatattggacattaactcattcgcACAATGCGACTGTAAAACTAGTATTACTCAGAAACACATAATCTGCTTAGGATCCATCATAGGTATAATGAACCCGCCTGGTCCACACTATACCTATTGCTAAAAATAGGAGGTCCATATCTAGCAGGGTAGCATGTACCATGATAGTACAATATGGAAGTAGACGTAGCATTTGATATTGCCATTATTCCTCAGTTCTcatctatttattattattcttttttttttttctacagaTATATTCTCCTTGCCCCCAAATCCTACAACATAATCCAATTTTTGTCTCTATAGGGTTGATGAGAATGGGAAGGTCACCGTGTTGTGAAAAGGTAGGGTTGAAGAAAGGGCCATGGACACCTGAGGAAGACAAGCAGTTGTTGGCTTACATTGAGCAGTACGGCTATGGAAGCTGGCGAGATTTGCCTGCAAAAGCTGGTATTCTATACAGTCTTTCTTTTAGCTTTTCTGATAAGATCATGGTTAGTTAAGGTTTGCATTAACTTTTTTTcgaaatgtttaatttgtttagggcTGCAAAGATGTGGGAAGAGCTGCAGACTGAGATGGAGTAACTACTTGAGACCTGGCATTAAAAGAGGAAATTTTAGTCTGCAGGAAGAACAATCCATCATTCAGCTCCATGCTCTTCTTGGAAATAGGTAGCTAATCATATTCAAACTCTACTCTTTTTAGATGATGTGAAAATTAAAACTGGCTGTCACTATTTGAGGGTGTAGGAGTACTTGCATGCAATTAAGGGCGGATCTATGAATATATTCTTTTGGGTGGGGCCGAAGTTAAGATGAATTCAAAAAATATCtatgacaaaatataatttttttttttaatttcagataaatcaacttagattCTATAGTTGACCTACCCAAACACTCAAATCAATAAAGTCAATAGATCGCTTCTACaagagtcaaacttgaaactagTTACAAAGAACTGAACATACAATTTGGTTGGATTGCCCTTATTGATGTATTCAAACTCTACTTTTGAAATCATGTAAAATTGATATTAATGTTGGTTTCCTAATGCACAACGTTGTAAAAATCCTGCCTAATCAGCGCCTAGGCACTAAGCGTCGTGCGACCGCCTaacgtatcaccataatcaTATCGGTGGTTTAGGCCGTCGGCCAAGTAGGCCGCCTAAGCGCTACCTAGGCATTAGACCGCCTAGGCTTACTAGGCGTTGACTAGGCTTCCTAGGCAccaactaggccgcctagtcggttGCTTagctattattatttttttttttgagaaggctattattctattttttaaaaatagattatttcattcaaaatgaCATAAAAAATGACCCTAAATTTTTCAAACCACGGATGTTTTTTAAGTTATTAGTAtctaatattttagtattaactattaacgtattaaatagtttatatataatcatctgagccttaaaatttttaaacaaataaaaaaatacacgggcccTAGGTGTAGATTAATCAGCCCTCCATGAGTGTCCATGTAGCGCCTGACCATTTTTTCAACTATGCTAATGTGAGaaattcttgattttttgtGGAGTACAGATGGTCAGCCATTGCATCTCACCTGCCAAAGAGAACAGATAATGAGATAAAGAACTATTGGAATACCCATttgaagaagaaactaagtAAGATGGGCATTGATCCAATGACGCATAGGCCAAAGATTAACTCCTCCTTCGGCTCAGCCGCCAATCTCAGCCACATGGCTCAGTGGGAGATCGCCCGACTCGAAGCCGAAGCTCGCCTCGTCCGCCACTCTAAGTTCATCAGTTCCTCTCTTATCTCACCTCACCATTTCCGCCTGCCCACCAATAATCCTCCGCCGCCGCCCCAAGTCCCGCCGTCTCTCGACGTGCTAAAAGCTTGGCAAGAAATGTGGACCAAGCCGCCTAGGACGAGGGTTTCATCCCTTGTTGACGACGGCGCGTTTGTCTCAAACGCAACTCTACATCAATCTCCGACATCCTTAAACTTTTCCGACCAAAACTTATGTTTCATGGAGACTCCATACGTACGCGAAAGTACGTCCAATATAGGAAATCCTAACCCCACCGGCATAATCCCGCACGTTGCCCTGGATCCCT from Ipomoea triloba cultivar NCNSP0323 chromosome 7, ASM357664v1 encodes:
- the LOC116024435 gene encoding transcription factor MYB16-like, whose protein sequence is MRMGRSPCCEKVGLKKGPWTPEEDKQLLAYIEQYGYGSWRDLPAKAGLQRCGKSCRLRWSNYLRPGIKRGNFSLQEEQSIIQLHALLGNRWSAIASHLPKRTDNEIKNYWNTHLKKKLSKMGIDPMTHRPKINSSFGSAANLSHMAQWEIARLEAEARLVRHSKFISSSLISPHHFRLPTNNPPPPPQVPPSLDVLKAWQEMWTKPPRTRVSSLVDDGAFVSNATLHQSPTSLNFSDQNLCFMETPYVRESTSNIGNPNPTGIIPHVALDPLSELPTFIHGFSELSPETLTGYLDDNSRYWNSILNNLVVSPVGSPVF